One segment of Pontibacter akesuensis DNA contains the following:
- a CDS encoding DUF4199 domain-containing protein codes for MEKIGLKYGLLTAAALIAYFLLMALLGLTHIVELRFLNGIILAVGVVLALRGYKVKEEGNVKYFKGLGTGIITSIVATVIFATFMLIYLKIAGEAFVELLTAEQYLGQRIEVTPGIVIFTVLMLEGLISGVMISFIAMQFFKRPQHQMNGSR; via the coding sequence ATGGAAAAAATTGGCTTGAAGTACGGATTGCTGACTGCAGCTGCGCTCATCGCTTACTTCCTGCTTATGGCCCTCCTCGGCCTTACCCATATCGTTGAACTACGATTCCTCAACGGTATCATTTTGGCGGTGGGCGTGGTGTTGGCCCTAAGAGGATATAAAGTTAAAGAGGAAGGAAATGTAAAGTACTTCAAGGGGTTGGGCACCGGTATCATAACATCTATAGTGGCAACGGTAATCTTCGCGACGTTCATGCTCATTTACCTGAAAATAGCAGGGGAGGCTTTTGTGGAGCTGCTTACAGCAGAACAATACCTGGGCCAGCGCATTGAGGTAACGCCCGGAATAGTGATTTTCACCGTGCTCATGCTGGAAGGTCTTATCTCGGGTGTGATGATTTCCTTTATAGCTATGCAATTCTTCAAGCGGCCGCAACACCAAATGAATGGTTCCCGCTAA
- a CDS encoding lmo0937 family membrane protein — protein MGNLLYIIAVVLVIIWLIGFLGFPDAVGGLIHILLVIAIIVVLLRLIRG, from the coding sequence ATGGGAAATTTATTGTATATTATAGCTGTAGTACTTGTGATCATCTGGCTTATCGGTTTCCTTGGATTCCCTGATGCTGTAGGTGGTCTGATCCACATACTACTTGTAATTGCGATTATTGTAGTGCTGCTTCGACTCATAAGGGGTTAA
- a CDS encoding lmo0937 family membrane protein: MGNLLYIIAVVLVIFWLIGFLGFPDAVGGIIHVLLVIAVIAVLLRLIRSA; encoded by the coding sequence ATGGGAAATTTACTTTATATCATCGCCGTAGTACTGGTGATTTTCTGGCTGATCGGTTTCCTGGGTTTCCCGGATGCTGTCGGTGGAATTATTCACGTACTGCTGGTAATAGCAGTGATCGCGGTGCTGTTGCGCCTGATCCGAAGTGCTTAA
- a CDS encoding ABC-F family ATP-binding cassette domain-containing protein, whose translation MISTNNVSLSYGKRTLFEDVTIKFTPGNCYGLIGANGAGKSTFLKILSGEIDPNTGTVDIPANARLAVLKQNHFEYDEYPALQTVIMGHKRLWAIMAEKDALYAKPDFSEEDGLRAAELEGEFADLEGWNAEYEAAELLSGLGISEDLHHSQMLDLSGSEKVRVLLAQALFGNPEILLLDEPTNHLDAESIMWLENFLDSFPNTVIVVSHDRHFLDAVCTHVADIDFSKIQLYAGNYSFWYESSQLALKQRSDANKKTEDKRKELEEFIRRFSANASKSKQATSRAKLLEKLTVEDIKPSSRKYPYIAFKPEREAGNQILNVENLSKVIDGQPIFTNINLMVDKGDKIAVIGRNDIAASSFFKILFNEEKPTSGDFKWGTTITSSFFPKDNAEFFDTDLNLVDWLRQYSVEKDESFIRGFLGRMLFSGEESLKKANVLSGGEKVRCMFSRMMLHSGNVLVFDEPTNHLDLESIQALNNSLREFDGTILFSSHDLQFVDTIANRIVELTPSGIIDKRMSYEEYLSDETIKETRKKMYSKAVV comes from the coding sequence ATGATTAGTACGAACAATGTCAGCCTGTCTTACGGCAAGCGCACATTATTTGAAGATGTAACCATTAAGTTTACTCCCGGCAACTGTTATGGCCTGATCGGGGCCAATGGCGCTGGAAAGTCGACTTTTCTGAAAATACTATCCGGAGAAATAGACCCTAACACGGGCACAGTGGATATTCCTGCCAACGCCCGCCTGGCGGTGTTAAAGCAGAACCACTTTGAATACGATGAATACCCAGCCCTGCAGACGGTGATCATGGGCCATAAGCGCCTATGGGCTATCATGGCGGAGAAGGACGCGCTGTACGCGAAACCTGACTTCAGCGAAGAAGACGGTCTTCGCGCGGCAGAGCTGGAAGGAGAGTTTGCCGACCTGGAAGGCTGGAACGCAGAGTATGAGGCAGCTGAACTTTTGAGTGGCCTAGGTATTTCAGAAGACCTGCACCACTCCCAGATGCTGGACCTTAGCGGCAGCGAAAAAGTGCGTGTGCTGTTGGCGCAGGCCCTGTTTGGAAACCCGGAGATCCTGCTGCTGGACGAACCAACAAACCACCTCGACGCCGAATCGATTATGTGGCTGGAGAACTTCCTCGATAGCTTCCCTAACACGGTGATTGTGGTATCGCACGACCGCCACTTCCTGGATGCTGTTTGTACGCATGTGGCAGACATCGACTTCAGCAAAATACAGCTGTACGCCGGTAACTACAGTTTCTGGTACGAGTCCAGCCAGCTGGCCCTGAAGCAGCGCTCAGACGCTAATAAGAAGACAGAAGACAAGCGAAAGGAACTGGAGGAGTTTATCCGCCGCTTCAGTGCAAACGCCTCCAAATCAAAGCAGGCTACCTCGCGTGCCAAGTTACTGGAGAAACTGACGGTGGAAGATATCAAGCCCTCCTCACGCAAATATCCTTATATCGCCTTCAAACCAGAGCGCGAAGCTGGCAACCAAATCCTAAACGTCGAGAACCTGTCGAAGGTGATTGACGGGCAGCCTATCTTCACCAACATTAACCTGATGGTGGACAAAGGCGATAAGATTGCCGTAATCGGTCGTAACGACATTGCTGCCTCCTCTTTCTTTAAAATCCTGTTCAACGAAGAGAAGCCAACAAGCGGCGACTTTAAGTGGGGCACGACCATTACATCTTCCTTCTTCCCGAAAGACAACGCCGAGTTCTTCGATACCGATCTGAACCTGGTGGATTGGCTGCGTCAGTACTCCGTGGAGAAAGATGAAAGCTTTATCCGGGGCTTCCTGGGCCGCATGCTTTTCTCCGGTGAGGAGTCGTTGAAGAAAGCGAACGTACTGTCGGGTGGAGAGAAAGTGCGCTGCATGTTTTCCCGCATGATGCTGCACTCTGGTAACGTACTGGTTTTCGACGAGCCGACGAACCACCTGGACCTGGAATCAATTCAGGCGCTAAACAACTCGCTTCGTGAATTTGATGGTACCATTCTGTTCTCGTCGCATGACCTTCAGTTTGTGGACACCATCGCGAACCGAATTGTGGAGCTAACGCCAAGCGGCATTATTGACAAGCGCATGAGCTATGAGGAGTACCTGTCGGATGAAACGATCAAAGAGACACGCAAGAAAATGTATTCTAAAGCCGTTGTATAG
- a CDS encoding 3-hydroxyacyl-CoA dehydrogenase family protein — MKRIAVIGSGTMGNGIAHVFAQNGFPVSLIDISEEALQKALGTISKNLDRIVAKGNLTEEQKQQTLNNISTHTSMEEGVKDADLVVEAATENVDLKLNIFRDLEKFTKPEAILASNTSSISITKIASVTNRPDKVIGMHFMNPVPVMKLVEVIRGYSTSDEVTTQVIELSKKLGKVPAEANDYPGFVANRILMPMINEAIYSLFEGVAGVEEIDTIMKLGMAHPMGPLQLADFIGLDVCLSILNVLHDGFGNPKYAPCPLLVNMVQAGHKGIKSGQGFYSWTHGTKELVVAERFRK; from the coding sequence ATGAAGAGAATTGCAGTAATTGGTTCCGGCACCATGGGCAATGGCATCGCGCATGTGTTTGCACAAAATGGTTTTCCGGTTTCGCTTATTGATATATCGGAGGAGGCGCTGCAGAAAGCGCTTGGCACCATCAGCAAGAACCTGGACCGCATTGTGGCCAAAGGAAACCTGACAGAGGAGCAAAAGCAACAGACACTGAACAATATTAGCACCCACACTTCTATGGAAGAAGGTGTGAAGGATGCGGATCTGGTAGTGGAAGCCGCCACTGAAAATGTGGACCTGAAGCTGAATATTTTCCGGGACCTGGAGAAGTTCACAAAGCCCGAGGCCATACTTGCCTCCAACACCTCCTCTATCTCTATCACCAAAATTGCCTCCGTTACCAACCGCCCCGACAAAGTGATTGGCATGCACTTCATGAACCCTGTGCCGGTGATGAAACTGGTGGAAGTAATTCGCGGCTACTCTACTTCTGATGAAGTAACTACACAAGTGATAGAACTGTCGAAGAAATTAGGCAAAGTACCCGCCGAGGCAAACGACTATCCGGGCTTTGTGGCCAACCGCATCCTGATGCCGATGATCAACGAGGCCATCTACTCGCTGTTTGAGGGCGTTGCCGGCGTGGAAGAAATTGACACGATTATGAAACTCGGCATGGCGCACCCAATGGGACCGCTGCAGTTAGCCGACTTCATTGGTCTAGATGTTTGCCTCTCAATTCTGAACGTGCTGCACGATGGCTTTGGCAACCCTAAGTATGCCCCTTGCCCGCTGTTGGTGAACATGGTGCAAGCCGGCCACAAGGGCATCAAATCCGGCCAGGGCTTTTATTCCTGGACTCACGGCACCAAAGAACTGGTGGTGGCAGAACGGTTCAGAAAATAG
- a CDS encoding 2,3,4,5-tetrahydropyridine-2,6-dicarboxylate N-succinyltransferase, which translates to MELKQLIEQAWENRELLKENNTIEAIRSVMEELDKGRLRVAEPAGDDWQVNEWVKKAVLLYFPIQQMKTIEVGPFEFHDKMELKKNYADLGVRVVPHAVARYGAFLARGVVMMPSYVNIGAYVDSGTMVDTWATVGSCAQVGKNVHLSGGVGLGGVLEPLQAAPVIIEDGAFIGSRSILVEGCRIGKEAVIGAGVTITGSSKIFDVTSSEEKVYKGYVPPRSVVIPGSYTKKFPAGEFQVPCALIIGQRKESTDLKTSLNDVLRDHAVAV; encoded by the coding sequence ATGGAACTAAAGCAACTGATAGAGCAGGCCTGGGAGAACCGTGAACTGCTGAAAGAAAATAATACCATAGAGGCCATCCGCTCGGTGATGGAGGAACTGGACAAGGGCCGCCTGCGCGTGGCAGAACCAGCCGGAGACGACTGGCAGGTAAACGAGTGGGTGAAGAAAGCCGTGCTGCTATACTTCCCGATCCAGCAAATGAAAACGATAGAGGTAGGCCCTTTTGAGTTTCATGATAAGATGGAGCTGAAGAAGAACTATGCCGATCTAGGCGTACGCGTAGTGCCGCATGCAGTGGCACGTTACGGGGCTTTCCTGGCCAGAGGCGTGGTGATGATGCCATCTTACGTGAACATTGGTGCGTACGTGGATTCCGGCACCATGGTGGATACCTGGGCTACAGTGGGAAGCTGCGCGCAGGTAGGCAAGAACGTGCACCTAAGCGGTGGCGTGGGACTAGGTGGCGTATTAGAGCCATTGCAGGCTGCCCCTGTTATTATTGAAGACGGTGCCTTTATCGGCTCCAGAAGTATATTGGTAGAAGGCTGCCGCATTGGCAAAGAAGCTGTGATCGGCGCTGGCGTAACCATTACGGGCAGTTCCAAGATTTTTGATGTTACCAGCAGCGAAGAGAAAGTTTACAAAGGCTATGTGCCACCACGCTCGGTGGTTATTCCGGGTTCCTATACCAAAAAATTCCCAGCCGGTGAATTCCAGGTGCCTTGCGCCCTCATCATCGGGCAGCGCAAAGAGAGCACGGACTTAAAAACTTCCCTGAACGATGTGCTGCGCGACCACGCAGTAGCGGTGTAG
- a CDS encoding DUF4199 domain-containing protein encodes MASSTITYQKVSIKYGILVGIVHIIYFLIMWALGVLDIVELSFISGLFLVIGICLAISNFKKAKGGVIQYFQGLGIGATVGAVSSSILAVFLAIFVSAIDREYLAALQASSFFPEGLSILSLFVLTILYGTVPGAWIAFIAMQWFKNPDHTMTDQIK; translated from the coding sequence ATGGCATCTTCTACTATAACCTACCAAAAGGTTTCGATCAAGTATGGTATACTTGTTGGCATAGTACACATCATATACTTCCTGATAATGTGGGCTTTGGGAGTCCTCGACATTGTAGAACTTTCCTTTATAAGCGGCTTATTCCTGGTGATAGGCATTTGCCTGGCCATTTCAAACTTTAAGAAGGCAAAAGGCGGTGTGATTCAATATTTTCAAGGCCTCGGGATTGGCGCTACGGTTGGAGCGGTTTCTTCCAGTATACTTGCTGTATTCCTGGCCATCTTTGTCAGTGCCATCGACAGGGAATACCTGGCAGCCCTACAGGCTAGTTCTTTTTTCCCGGAAGGGTTGTCCATACTTTCCCTGTTTGTCTTGACAATTTTGTACGGAACCGTTCCTGGTGCATGGATTGCCTTCATCGCAATGCAGTGGTTTAAGAACCCGGATCATACTATGACGGATCAGATCAAATAA